One window of the Shewanella khirikhana genome contains the following:
- a CDS encoding UDP-N-acetylmuramoyl-tripeptide--D-alanyl-D-alanine ligase, with amino-acid sequence MIPLKLSELANATDGTLLGEDVVIHHLSSDSRQMTPGSLFVALKGERFDGHAFADKAVELGASALLVERELPFAVPQLLVADPQKAMGRIGALVRDRVNPVCVALTGSNGKTSVKEMVATVLAQRHSVLFTAGNFNNEIGVPLTLLRLEAGHEFGVFELGANHKGEIDYTSSLVRPRVSLVNNVGSAHLEGFGSEAGVAQAKSEIYRHLAEDGVGIVNADDSYADVMLAKLQGKQVLRFGLGSDADVTAREVACDAFGRHSFVLCHGGSHARVTLPLAGRHQVHNALATAAICIALGLALDEIAQGLGKLAPVKGRMLPVALGRITVVDDTYNANPNSVGVAIDWLKEICANRILVLGDLGELGDNAALLHGQLGERAKEAGLDSLFCLGSLSRHASEAFGSEHFVELDALVSNLIKHINGVDGKVTLLVKGSRSAAMERVVEALTAAHGRGELV; translated from the coding sequence GTGATCCCGCTGAAGTTGTCAGAACTGGCCAATGCAACCGACGGTACCCTGCTGGGTGAGGATGTAGTCATACATCACTTAAGCAGTGACAGCCGCCAAATGACCCCGGGCAGCCTGTTTGTGGCGCTCAAGGGCGAGCGTTTTGATGGCCATGCCTTTGCTGACAAAGCGGTTGAGCTGGGCGCCAGCGCCTTGCTGGTTGAGCGTGAATTGCCGTTCGCCGTGCCGCAATTGCTGGTTGCTGACCCGCAGAAAGCCATGGGGCGTATCGGCGCGCTGGTGCGTGACCGCGTCAATCCGGTATGTGTGGCGCTCACCGGCTCCAACGGCAAGACCAGCGTGAAAGAAATGGTAGCCACAGTGCTGGCACAGCGTCACTCGGTACTCTTCACCGCAGGTAATTTCAACAACGAAATCGGCGTGCCGCTGACCTTGCTGCGCCTCGAAGCGGGCCACGAGTTTGGCGTATTTGAGCTGGGCGCCAACCACAAGGGTGAAATCGATTACACCTCTTCATTGGTGCGCCCAAGGGTGTCGCTGGTCAACAACGTCGGCAGCGCGCATCTGGAAGGTTTTGGCTCAGAGGCCGGTGTGGCCCAGGCCAAGTCAGAGATTTACCGCCATCTGGCCGAGGACGGTGTGGGCATAGTGAATGCCGACGACAGCTACGCCGATGTGATGCTCGCCAAATTGCAGGGCAAACAGGTGCTGCGCTTTGGTCTTGGCAGTGATGCCGACGTGACCGCCCGTGAAGTAGCCTGTGATGCCTTTGGTCGTCACAGCTTTGTGCTCTGTCATGGCGGCAGCCATGCCAGGGTGACCTTGCCACTGGCCGGACGCCATCAGGTACATAACGCGCTGGCCACCGCGGCCATTTGTATTGCCCTTGGGCTGGCACTCGATGAGATTGCCCAAGGCCTTGGCAAGCTCGCTCCTGTGAAGGGCCGCATGCTGCCAGTGGCGCTTGGTCGTATCACTGTGGTGGACGACACCTACAATGCCAACCCCAACTCGGTTGGCGTCGCCATCGACTGGCTGAAGGAAATTTGTGCAAACCGGATCCTGGTACTGGGCGATTTGGGTGAATTGGGCGACAATGCTGCCCTTTTGCATGGGCAACTGGGTGAGCGGGCGAAGGAAGCCGGTCTCGACAGTCTGTTTTGCCTTGGCAGCTTAAGCCGCCATGCCAGTGAGGCATTCGGCAGCGAACACTTCGTGGAGCTGGATGCTCTGGTGAGCAATTTGATTAAACATATCAACGGGGTAGATGGAAAAGTGACCCTGTTGGTGAAGGGGTCTCGCAGCGCCGCCATGGAGCGGGTTGTTGAGGCCTTAACGGCCGCCCACGGGCGCGGGGAGTTAGTATAA
- the mraY gene encoding phospho-N-acetylmuramoyl-pentapeptide-transferase, translating into MLVYLAEYLTQFYSGFNVFSYVTFRAILALLTALMFSLWWGPKLIERLQLLQIGQVVRNDGPESHFSKRGTPTMGGLLILAGIFISVLLWGDLGSRYVWVMLFVLGSFGLIGFIDDYRKVVRKDPKGLIARWKYIFQSLAAILVAFYLFYSAKHPGETQLVVPFFKDILPQLGLMFIVLTYFTIVGASNAVNLTDGLDGLAIMPTVMVAAAFALIAYLSGHVQFANYLHVPYLPGSGELVIVCTAIVGAGLGFLWFNTYPAQVFMGDVGSLSLGAALGTIAVLVRQEILLVIMGGVFVMETLSVILQVGSYKLRGQRIFRMAPIHHHYELKGWPEPRVIVRFWIISLFLVLLGLATLKLR; encoded by the coding sequence ATGCTGGTTTATCTGGCCGAGTATCTGACCCAGTTTTACTCTGGGTTCAACGTATTTTCCTATGTGACCTTCAGGGCCATTCTGGCGCTGCTGACTGCGCTTATGTTCAGCCTCTGGTGGGGGCCAAAACTGATTGAGCGCCTGCAGTTGCTGCAAATCGGCCAGGTGGTTCGCAACGACGGCCCAGAGTCTCATTTCAGTAAGCGCGGCACCCCAACCATGGGGGGTTTGCTGATCCTCGCCGGTATCTTTATCAGTGTGCTGCTGTGGGGCGATTTGGGCAGCCGCTACGTGTGGGTCATGCTGTTTGTGCTGGGCTCATTCGGTCTGATTGGCTTTATCGACGATTACCGCAAAGTGGTTCGCAAAGATCCCAAGGGCCTGATTGCCCGCTGGAAATACATTTTCCAGTCGCTGGCGGCCATTCTGGTTGCCTTTTACCTGTTCTATTCGGCCAAGCATCCGGGCGAAACCCAACTGGTGGTGCCTTTCTTCAAAGACATTCTGCCGCAGCTTGGACTGATGTTCATTGTGCTGACTTATTTCACCATTGTGGGGGCCAGTAACGCGGTGAACCTCACCGATGGTCTGGATGGTCTGGCGATTATGCCTACCGTGATGGTGGCGGCGGCCTTTGCGCTGATTGCCTATCTGTCCGGTCACGTGCAGTTTGCCAACTATCTGCACGTGCCTTACCTGCCGGGCTCCGGCGAGCTGGTAATCGTCTGTACCGCCATTGTGGGCGCGGGTCTGGGCTTTTTGTGGTTCAACACTTACCCAGCTCAGGTATTTATGGGCGATGTGGGTTCACTGTCGCTGGGCGCTGCACTTGGCACCATCGCTGTGTTGGTTCGTCAGGAAATCCTGTTGGTGATCATGGGCGGCGTGTTCGTGATGGAAACCCTGTCGGTGATCCTGCAGGTGGGTTCGTACAAGCTGCGCGGTCAGCGAATTTTCCGCATGGCACCAATTCACCACCATTATGAGCTCAAGGGCTGGCCGGAGCCGCGGGTGATTGTCCGTTTCTGGATTATCTCCCTGTTCCTGGTGCTGCTTGGTCTGGCCACGTTGAAGCTGAGGTAA
- the murD gene encoding UDP-N-acetylmuramoyl-L-alanine--D-glutamate ligase: MDKPHTHIVLGLGATGLSVVRFLTGKGIAPLVMDSRRQPPGMETLAAEFPDVPLVSGGFDCRHLVQAQQIIISPGIAVDTPEVRAAMDMGIEVIGDVELFARELAERAPCVLAITGSNGKSTVTTLVGDMAAADGKKVAVGGNIGVPALDLLSQSAELYVLELSSFQLETTHSLKCIAATCLNISEDHMDRYADLEAYRQAKLRIYPQSKLSVFNRDDLATEPNDPCHTTSFGLGIPEGDEWGLMDGKVYHGTSEIMNLLDVALIGAHNHANLLAAMALCEAAGISREAMVKVAREFTGLSHRCELVANHDNIAWVNDSKATNVGATAAALNGLRDHLGDIILIAGGDGKGADFEPLRIAFASVTHLITLGRDGDKIAELKEGAIRVANMAEAVDKAKALANPGDIVLLSPACASLDMYANFMARGDDFRANVERVYGE; encoded by the coding sequence CTGGATAAGCCACATACACACATAGTGCTGGGCCTGGGTGCCACAGGGCTGTCTGTGGTGCGCTTTTTGACTGGCAAAGGCATTGCGCCGCTGGTGATGGACAGTCGTCGCCAGCCGCCCGGTATGGAGACTCTGGCTGCCGAATTTCCGGATGTGCCCCTGGTGAGTGGCGGCTTTGATTGCCGTCATCTGGTACAGGCGCAGCAGATTATCATCAGCCCGGGCATTGCGGTGGATACCCCCGAGGTGCGCGCTGCCATGGACATGGGCATCGAAGTGATTGGTGATGTGGAGCTGTTTGCCCGGGAACTGGCCGAGCGTGCGCCCTGCGTGCTGGCGATTACCGGCTCCAATGGTAAATCCACAGTGACCACCCTGGTGGGCGACATGGCTGCGGCCGACGGTAAAAAAGTGGCCGTGGGCGGCAACATAGGTGTGCCTGCGCTGGATTTGCTGTCTCAGTCTGCCGAGCTTTATGTGCTTGAGCTGTCGAGCTTTCAGCTGGAAACGACCCACAGCCTCAAGTGCATTGCCGCCACCTGTCTGAACATCAGCGAAGACCATATGGACAGATACGCCGATCTGGAAGCCTATCGTCAGGCCAAGTTGCGGATCTATCCGCAGTCAAAATTGAGTGTGTTCAACCGTGACGATCTGGCCACCGAGCCGAACGATCCCTGTCACACCACCAGTTTCGGCCTTGGCATTCCCGAAGGGGATGAATGGGGGCTGATGGATGGCAAGGTCTATCACGGCACCAGTGAAATCATGAACTTGCTGGATGTGGCCCTGATTGGTGCCCACAACCATGCCAACCTGCTGGCGGCCATGGCGCTGTGCGAAGCGGCCGGTATTTCCCGCGAGGCCATGGTCAAAGTGGCCCGTGAGTTCACAGGTCTCAGTCATCGCTGCGAGCTGGTGGCGAACCACGACAACATCGCCTGGGTCAACGACTCCAAAGCCACCAACGTAGGCGCCACAGCGGCGGCGCTGAATGGCCTCAGGGATCACCTGGGCGACATCATTCTTATCGCCGGTGGCGATGGCAAGGGCGCCGATTTTGAGCCCTTGCGGATCGCGTTTGCCTCGGTGACGCACCTTATTACTCTGGGGCGCGACGGCGACAAGATTGCCGAGCTTAAAGAAGGCGCGATTCGTGTGGCCAACATGGCCGAGGCGGTGGATAAGGCCAAGGCGCTTGCCAATCCCGGTGACATAGTGCTGTTGTCGCCAGCCTGCGCCAGCCTGGATATGTATGCCAACTTTATGGCCCGGGGTGATGACTTCAGGGCCAATGTGGAGCGGGTCTATGGCGAGTGA
- the ftsW gene encoding cell division protein FtsW, with amino-acid sequence MASDSRQLNLFERSGHFWSGWFGSQKAPGSQLYDRSLLTAVLSLMAFGFVMVMSASMPEAQSLKDNPFHFMYRHVFYLLGCVVIASVVLRVEMKTWQKFSPFLLLGVFLLLVAVLAVGTTVNGAKRWLSVGPIRIQVAEMAKLVFAIYLSGYLVRRLQEVRENAKGFYKPIAVFALYALLILAQPDLGTVVVLFVGTVGLLFLAGARMLDFFALIFAGVLAFVALVLLEPYRMRRVTSFLDPWEDPFGSGYQLVQSLIAYGRGDWFGQGLGNSIQKLEYLPEAHTDFIFAVIGEELGFVGIVLVLSGLLFVALKAIRLGNECLGLERAFEGYLAYAIGIWICFQTVVNVGASIGMLPTKGLTLPFVSYGGSSLWVMTSAVCILLRIDYEKRLSQIQAVQGRL; translated from the coding sequence ATGGCGAGTGACAGCAGACAGCTCAATCTGTTTGAGCGCAGCGGTCATTTTTGGTCCGGCTGGTTCGGGAGCCAGAAGGCCCCCGGCTCGCAGCTGTATGACAGATCGCTGCTGACTGCTGTGCTGTCGCTGATGGCGTTTGGCTTTGTGATGGTGATGTCGGCCTCGATGCCGGAAGCCCAGAGCCTGAAAGATAATCCGTTCCACTTTATGTACCGCCATGTGTTTTATCTGCTGGGCTGCGTGGTGATTGCCTCCGTGGTGCTCAGGGTTGAGATGAAGACCTGGCAAAAGTTCAGCCCGTTTCTGTTGCTCGGGGTGTTCCTGTTGTTGGTGGCCGTGCTGGCGGTGGGTACCACGGTAAACGGCGCCAAACGCTGGCTTAGTGTTGGCCCTATCCGGATTCAGGTGGCCGAGATGGCCAAGCTGGTGTTCGCCATTTACCTGTCGGGTTATCTGGTCAGGCGGCTGCAGGAAGTGCGTGAAAACGCCAAGGGATTTTATAAGCCGATTGCGGTGTTTGCCCTGTATGCCCTGCTGATCCTGGCACAGCCGGATCTGGGCACTGTGGTGGTGCTGTTTGTGGGCACAGTGGGGCTGCTGTTTTTGGCTGGCGCGCGGATGCTTGACTTCTTCGCGCTGATTTTTGCCGGGGTGCTGGCGTTTGTGGCGCTGGTACTGCTGGAGCCTTACCGGATGCGACGGGTGACGTCGTTTCTAGACCCATGGGAAGATCCGTTTGGCAGCGGTTATCAGTTGGTGCAGTCGCTGATTGCCTATGGTCGCGGTGACTGGTTTGGTCAGGGACTGGGTAACAGTATTCAGAAGCTGGAGTACCTGCCCGAGGCTCACACCGACTTTATTTTTGCGGTGATTGGCGAAGAGCTGGGCTTTGTTGGCATTGTACTGGTGCTCTCCGGGCTGCTGTTTGTGGCGCTCAAAGCGATTCGCCTTGGCAATGAATGCCTGGGACTGGAGCGCGCCTTTGAGGGGTATCTTGCTTATGCCATCGGCATCTGGATTTGCTTCCAGACCGTGGTGAACGTGGGCGCGAGCATCGGCATGCTGCCCACCAAGGGGCTGACACTGCCGTTTGTCAGTTACGGTGGTTCGAGCCTGTGGGTGATGACCTCGGCCGTGTGTATTTTGCTTCGTATCGATTATGAAAAACGCCTGAGTCAAATTCAGGCGGTACAGGGGAGACTCTAA
- the murG gene encoding undecaprenyldiphospho-muramoylpentapeptide beta-N-acetylglucosaminyltransferase, giving the protein MGPQSGKRLLVMAGGTGGHVFPALAVARRLASEGWQVRWLGTADRMEARLVPQHGFDIDFIDIQGVRGNGLLRKLAAPVKILRSVMQARKVIQSFKPDVVLGMGGFASGPGGVAAKLCGIPLVLHEQNAIPGMTNKLLSRIASRVLCAFDGAFGTQGQTVGNPIRDELVALGAKPRQVQSDALKVLVVGGSLGAKVFNDLMPAVTARLAQEQAVTVWHQTGKNNLAAVQAAYQELGQDGGVNIAEFIDDMEAAYRWADVVLCRAGALTVSELAAVGLPSILVPYPHAVDDHQTMNARVLVDAGAAFLVPQPIASTELLADKLRLLAGDREELTRMGERARAAAVLDATERVADVCRELAK; this is encoded by the coding sequence ATGGGCCCGCAGTCAGGAAAACGTCTTTTGGTGATGGCCGGTGGTACCGGTGGTCACGTATTTCCTGCGCTGGCGGTGGCACGTCGTTTGGCGAGTGAAGGCTGGCAGGTTCGCTGGTTGGGCACCGCCGATCGTATGGAGGCTCGTCTGGTTCCGCAGCATGGTTTCGATATCGACTTTATCGATATTCAGGGCGTGCGTGGAAATGGTTTGCTGCGCAAGCTGGCGGCGCCGGTGAAAATCCTGCGCTCAGTGATGCAGGCCAGAAAGGTTATCCAAAGCTTTAAGCCGGATGTGGTGCTGGGCATGGGCGGTTTCGCCAGTGGTCCGGGCGGCGTGGCTGCCAAGCTGTGCGGCATCCCGCTGGTGCTGCATGAGCAAAATGCCATTCCGGGGATGACTAATAAGCTTTTGTCCCGCATTGCCAGTCGGGTGTTGTGCGCCTTTGACGGTGCTTTTGGCACTCAGGGGCAAACCGTGGGGAATCCGATTCGGGATGAGCTGGTGGCCCTGGGCGCCAAACCCCGCCAGGTGCAGAGCGATGCGCTCAAGGTGCTGGTGGTTGGCGGCAGCCTTGGCGCCAAGGTATTCAATGACCTGATGCCTGCCGTGACGGCACGTTTGGCGCAGGAGCAGGCCGTGACCGTCTGGCATCAGACCGGCAAGAACAACCTGGCGGCCGTACAGGCGGCATACCAGGAGCTGGGGCAGGACGGTGGCGTGAATATCGCTGAATTTATTGATGATATGGAAGCGGCTTACCGCTGGGCCGATGTGGTGCTGTGCCGGGCCGGCGCCCTGACAGTTTCCGAACTGGCGGCGGTGGGATTGCCGAGCATTCTGGTGCCTTATCCCCATGCGGTGGATGACCATCAGACCATGAACGCCAGAGTGCTGGTGGATGCCGGTGCGGCCTTCTTGGTGCCTCAGCCTATCGCTTCCACCGAGCTATTGGCCGACAAGCTCAGATTGCTTGCCGGCGACCGTGAAGAATTGACCCGTATGGGTGAAAGAGCCAGAGCGGCTGCCGTATTGGATGCCACCGAGCGGGTGGCTGACGTTTGCCGCGAGCTGGCTAAGTAA
- the murC gene encoding UDP-N-acetylmuramate--L-alanine ligase, with translation MTQTEKYRQLRTMIPEMRRVRRIHFVGIGGAGMGGIAEVLVNEGYQVSGSDIANNAVTERLGGLGARIFIGHGADNVAGVDVVVVSTAINKENPELLAAKANRIPVVRRAEMLAELMRYRHGVAVAGTHGKTTTTSLIASIYGQADRDPTFVIGGLLNSAGTNARLGSSRYLIAEADESDASFLHLQPMVTVVTNIEADHMDTYGGDFEKLKSTFVDFMHNLPFYGVAVVCVDDPVVRELIPRIGRQVVTYGFSDDADVQALDFVQEGHSCRFTVRRKGKDDLSLKVNLPGQHNVLNSLAAIAVATEDEIEDEAIVKALGEFQGIGRRFQHLGKFDTPKGEVMLVDDYGHHPSEVAATIKAARAGWPDKRLVMAYQPHRYTRTRDLYEDFVEVLSQVDKLVLLEVYAAGEAPIPGADGRALCRSIRQRGQLEPIFVASPDQLAAVMPDVLEDGDLLLCQGAGNIGALSRELAASQLGFDKADNN, from the coding sequence ATGACACAGACAGAGAAGTACAGACAGCTTCGTACCATGATCCCCGAGATGCGCCGGGTGCGCCGAATCCACTTTGTGGGCATTGGCGGCGCCGGTATGGGTGGGATTGCCGAAGTGCTGGTGAACGAAGGCTATCAGGTCAGCGGCTCAGATATCGCGAACAATGCCGTGACCGAGCGTCTTGGTGGTCTGGGTGCCCGTATTTTTATCGGCCATGGTGCCGACAATGTAGCAGGCGTGGACGTGGTGGTGGTATCCACCGCCATCAACAAAGAAAACCCGGAATTGCTGGCTGCCAAGGCCAATCGTATTCCTGTGGTGCGCCGCGCCGAAATGCTCGCCGAGCTGATGCGTTATCGCCATGGGGTGGCGGTGGCCGGTACCCACGGTAAAACCACTACCACCAGTTTGATTGCCAGCATTTATGGTCAGGCCGACCGTGACCCAACCTTTGTGATTGGTGGTCTGCTCAACAGCGCAGGTACCAACGCCCGTTTGGGTTCGAGCCGTTATCTGATTGCCGAGGCTGACGAGAGTGATGCCAGCTTCCTGCATCTGCAGCCAATGGTGACTGTGGTGACCAATATCGAAGCCGACCACATGGATACTTACGGCGGCGACTTCGAGAAGCTCAAATCCACCTTCGTGGACTTTATGCACAATCTGCCGTTTTACGGCGTGGCCGTGGTCTGTGTGGACGACCCTGTGGTGCGCGAGCTGATCCCGCGCATTGGCCGCCAGGTAGTGACCTACGGCTTCAGCGACGATGCCGATGTGCAGGCGCTGGATTTTGTTCAGGAAGGCCACAGCTGCCGCTTTACCGTGCGCCGCAAGGGCAAAGACGATTTGTCGCTGAAGGTGAATCTGCCTGGGCAGCACAATGTGCTCAACTCTCTGGCTGCGATTGCGGTGGCGACCGAGGATGAAATTGAAGACGAGGCTATCGTCAAGGCGCTGGGCGAATTCCAGGGCATTGGCCGCCGCTTCCAGCACCTGGGTAAGTTCGATACCCCCAAGGGCGAAGTGATGTTGGTGGACGACTATGGTCACCATCCCAGCGAAGTGGCCGCTACCATCAAGGCTGCCCGCGCGGGTTGGCCGGACAAGCGTCTGGTGATGGCCTATCAGCCGCACCGTTATACCCGTACCCGGGACCTGTACGAAGACTTCGTCGAGGTGCTGTCTCAGGTCGATAAGCTGGTGCTGCTTGAAGTGTATGCCGCCGGTGAAGCGCCAATCCCCGGCGCCGATGGCCGGGCCCTGTGCCGCTCGATTCGTCAGCGCGGTCAGCTGGAACCGATTTTTGTTGCCAGCCCCGACCAACTCGCGGCGGTGATGCCGGACGTGCTGGAAGATGGCGATCTGCTGCTGTGTCAGGGGGCGGGCAATATCGGTGCCCTGTCCCGTGAGCTGGCGGCGAGCCAACTGGGGTTCGACAAGGCGGACAACAACTAG
- a CDS encoding cell division protein FtsQ/DivIB, which translates to MAREKAQPRKRPSREERTKEVKAPRQPILPRLKALNWYFITGFGFFLLVLGMLGYSGYRLHGLLNDAEALPIEALVIKGERVYTTEDEIRSAMEKLMQRSFFSADVAEIQQAIEALPWVYKATVRRVWPARIKVYLQEQQAVARWNGMDWVNEHGEVFSAPTQPGLEQLPKLSGPEARSAEVLTAYRQVAELLKINGFGLESLSLSPRHAWIAVLDSGITLELGREDKMARVQRFINVYPTLAKQTKAVARVDLRYDTGLAVGWDETTQESR; encoded by the coding sequence TTGGCAAGAGAAAAAGCGCAGCCCCGGAAACGACCTTCCCGGGAAGAGCGGACCAAAGAGGTCAAGGCGCCGCGGCAGCCAATACTGCCCAGGCTTAAGGCGCTGAACTGGTATTTCATCACCGGCTTTGGGTTTTTCCTGCTGGTGCTGGGGATGCTGGGCTACAGCGGTTATCGGCTCCATGGGCTTTTGAACGATGCCGAAGCCTTGCCGATTGAGGCGCTGGTGATAAAAGGTGAGCGGGTTTACACCACCGAGGATGAAATCCGCTCTGCCATGGAAAAACTGATGCAACGCAGCTTTTTCAGTGCGGACGTGGCGGAAATCCAGCAGGCCATCGAGGCCTTGCCCTGGGTGTACAAGGCCACGGTGCGGCGGGTTTGGCCAGCGCGCATCAAGGTGTATTTGCAAGAGCAGCAGGCGGTAGCCCGCTGGAATGGCATGGACTGGGTGAACGAGCACGGTGAAGTGTTCAGTGCGCCCACCCAGCCGGGGCTGGAACAGCTGCCCAAGCTGTCGGGACCCGAAGCCAGATCGGCCGAGGTACTGACCGCCTATCGGCAAGTGGCCGAACTGTTGAAGATTAACGGCTTTGGGCTTGAGAGCCTGAGCCTGAGTCCAAGACACGCCTGGATTGCCGTGCTCGACAGCGGCATCACGCTCGAATTGGGCAGAGAAGACAAGATGGCGCGGGTGCAACGTTTTATCAATGTGTACCCGACGTTGGCAAAGCAAACCAAGGCTGTAGCCAGGGTGGATTTGCGCTACGACACAGGATTGGCCGTAGGCTGGGATGAGACAACACAAGAGAGTCGCTAA
- the ftsA gene encoding cell division protein FtsA produces the protein MTKNQDRNLIVGLDIGTAKVAAIIGEVMPDGEISIVGLGNHPSRGMDKGGVNDLDSIVRSVQRALDQAELMADCQVSSVYLSISGKHIACQNERGMVSINDEEVTQEDVDNVIHTARSVKIPTERRILHVLPQEYAIDVQEGIKSPIGMSGMRMEAKVHIVTCANDMAKNITKSVERCGLKVDDLVFSGIASADAVLTNDEKDLGVCLVDVGGGTTDITVYTNGALRHCAVVPVAGNQVTNDIAKIFRTPLSHAEQIKVQYASARSAMVSREDSIEVPSVGGRPSRTMSRHTLAEVVEPRYQELFELVLKELRGARLEDQIAAGIVLTGGTSSIEGAVDVAEAVFGMPVRVASPLPVKGLFEYVDQPIYSTGVGLLHYGARRVLERQYERPQRQGVTSVWNRVQSWFKGEF, from the coding sequence ATGACCAAGAACCAGGATAGAAATCTGATAGTCGGATTGGACATAGGTACCGCCAAGGTCGCTGCGATCATTGGCGAAGTCATGCCTGACGGAGAGATCAGCATTGTGGGTCTTGGCAATCACCCTTCACGGGGGATGGACAAGGGTGGGGTGAACGACCTCGACTCTATCGTGCGCAGTGTGCAGCGGGCGCTGGACCAGGCCGAGCTGATGGCTGACTGCCAGGTGTCATCTGTGTATTTGTCGATTTCCGGCAAGCACATCGCCTGCCAGAACGAGCGCGGCATGGTGTCTATCAACGATGAAGAAGTGACCCAGGAAGACGTGGACAACGTCATCCACACCGCGCGTTCGGTGAAGATCCCAACCGAGCGTCGCATTTTGCATGTGTTGCCGCAGGAATACGCCATCGACGTGCAGGAGGGCATCAAGAGCCCCATCGGCATGTCGGGCATGCGCATGGAAGCCAAGGTGCATATCGTTACCTGTGCCAACGATATGGCCAAGAACATCACCAAGAGCGTGGAGCGCTGCGGCCTTAAGGTCGACGATTTGGTGTTTTCCGGTATCGCTTCCGCCGATGCGGTGCTGACCAACGATGAAAAAGATCTGGGCGTGTGCCTGGTGGACGTTGGTGGCGGTACCACGGATATCACTGTGTACACCAATGGCGCCCTGCGTCACTGCGCCGTGGTGCCGGTGGCCGGCAACCAGGTGACCAACGATATCGCCAAGATTTTCAGAACGCCTTTGTCCCACGCGGAGCAAATCAAGGTGCAGTACGCCAGTGCGCGCAGTGCCATGGTCAGCCGCGAAGACAGCATTGAAGTGCCGTCAGTGGGCGGGCGTCCTTCCAGAACCATGTCCCGCCACACCTTGGCAGAGGTGGTGGAGCCAAGATACCAGGAGCTGTTTGAACTGGTACTCAAGGAGCTTCGCGGGGCCAGACTGGAAGACCAGATTGCCGCGGGCATAGTGCTCACCGGTGGCACATCCTCCATCGAGGGTGCCGTCGATGTGGCCGAAGCTGTGTTCGGTATGCCGGTGCGGGTGGCATCGCCACTGCCGGTGAAAGGTTTGTTTGAATATGTGGATCAGCCCATTTACTCCACCGGGGTGGGGCTGCTCCATTATGGCGCGCGCCGGGTGCTCGAGAGGCAATACGAGCGGCCGCAGCGTCAGGGGGTGACCAGTGTCTGGAATCGGGTCCAGAGCTGGTTTAAAGGTGAATTTTAA